From the genome of Alteromonas stellipolaris:
AGTAGAAGATTTAGCCGATGCTTCGACCGGTAAAGAGAATATGGCGAGTACTTCGGAAAACGCTCAAGCTCAAGGAAGCGCTTTGCTAGCCATCGACAACCCAAACACACAAAGAGAAACGTTAATTTTACATAATAAAATTAACGAACCTGTTATTGAGGAGCGCAAATAATGGCGCTTAATAAGCCCCTCATGATTAACGCTGTAATAGGTTTAGTTGCCATTCCACTTGCCTTCGCAAGTGGTTGCGCAACCACCGCGCCCAACCAAGAAATCGACTTAGTTGTAGCTTATGCTAGCAACTTGAACTTAGCGCAAAAACAGCAAATTGAGAGTAAAATAAGCAGTTGGTTTGGCGGGCTAAAAATTACCCTTGCCGACGATGTTTTTTCTGAGTCTTCGCTGGTCAGCATTGAGCGTAAAGCACATATGGATGAGCGAAGATTACCTATTGAAGGAAGGCACAACAACCCTGCGTTTACGTTTACTTTGCTGACCGATGGTAAGCATTGTATTTTACGCAACAATCAAACCGGTGAAACCGAAACGCTTTCTGGTATAAGTTGCAAATAAAAAAGGGCAAAAATGGGATCAGAGTACTTTTCAAGCAAAGCAATAACGTACTCTGACACCATTAATTTAGATTCTTACTAACCGCAGCACTTCTTATACTTTTTGCCGCTACCGCAAATACAGGGTTCGTTACGTGCAGGAACTTTCTCTACAGTTACAGTGCCCTTTTTATTAAGAAGCACTGTTAATTCTTGTATAGATTCTACCGCGCCTTCCTTTGTATCAACGGTAATATCGGCATACAAACCAGCTTCAGCCACTAATGCATCTACTT
Proteins encoded in this window:
- a CDS encoding PBPRA1643 family SWIM/SEC-C metal-binding motif protein, translating into MSDKFFFKGRKDARQTTLTYGYERNASRIAGSKKYPLKLVVTNEARKQEVDALVAEAGLYADITVDTKEGAVESIQELTVLLNKKGTVTVEKVPARNEPCICGSGKKYKKCCG